From one Lycium ferocissimum isolate CSIRO_LF1 chromosome 7, AGI_CSIRO_Lferr_CH_V1, whole genome shotgun sequence genomic stretch:
- the LOC132064394 gene encoding ABC transporter I family member 20, producing the protein MAVKEEKKPSVEINKLRFTYPGIDGHPPPGSTPLIDDFSLTLYPGDRCLLVGSNGAGKTTILKILGGKHMVEPDMVRVLGRSAFHDTALTASGDLSYLGGEWRREVAFAGFEVPIQMDVSAEKMIFGVPGTDPQRRDELIKVLGIDLSWRMHKSSDGQRRRVQICMGLLKPFKVLLLDEITVDLDVLARADLLKFLSKECDERGATIIYATHIFDGLENWPSHIIYVAHGKLQLAMPMDKVKETSNLSLMRTVESWLRKERDEERKRRKERKAKGLPEYEKQVEGTRVVGGDPARAAGRPLNNGWAGGTLHSTIAGEENFVLSSNRVLR; encoded by the exons ATGGCGGTGAAAGAGGAGAAGAAGCCATCAGTGGAGATCAATAAGCTGAGATTCACCTACCCTGGTATTGATGGACATCCACCACCTGGATCTACCCCTTTGATCGATGATTTCTCACTTACCCTTTATCCTGGTGATCGCTGCCTTCTTGTTGGATCTAATGGCGCAG GGAAGACTACAATTCTGAAGATATTGGGAGGAAAGCACATGGTAGAACCAGACATGGTCAGAGTGCTTGGAAGATCCGCATTTCATGACACTGCTTTAACGGCTTCTGGAGACCTCAGTTATCTTGGTGGAGAG TGGAGGAGAGAAGTTGCATTTGCTGGATTTGAGGTGCCTATTCAAATGGATGTTTCTGCtgagaaaatgatttttggggTTCCAGGAACTGATCCACAAAGACGAGATGAACTAATTAAG GTTCTTGGTATCGATCTGTCCTGGAGAATGCACAAATCATCTGATGGGCAAAGAAGAAGAGTGCAGATATGTATGGGTCTTCTGAAACCATTCAAG GTACTTCTCCTTGATGAGATTACAGTTGATCTAGATGTTCTTGCAAGGGCTGATCTTTTGAAATTTCTGAGCAAAGAATGTGACGAGCGAGGGGCTACAATAATTTATGCAACACACATTTTTGATGGTCTTGAGAATTGGCCTTCTCATATA ATATATGTGGCTCATGGGAAGCTGCAATTAGCAATGCCAATGGACAAGGTAAAGGAGACCAGCAATTTGTCACTAATG AGGACAGTAGAGAGTTGGCTGAGGAAAGAAAGAGACGAGGAGAGGAAACgaaggaaagagagaaaggCAAAGGGCCTTCCAGAGTATGAAAAGCAAGTTGAGGGCACTCGAGTGGTTGGGGGAGATCCAGCTCGTGCTGCTGGTCGTCCATTAAACAATGGTTGGGCTGGTGGAACGCTACATTCTACTATTGCTGGTGAAGAAAATTTTGTCTTAAGCTCGAACCGTGTTCTCAGATAA
- the LOC132064395 gene encoding ADP-ribosylation factor 1-like: MGLSFGKLFSRLFAKKEMRILMVGLDAAGKTTILYKLKLGEIVTTIPTIGFNVETVEYKNISFTVWDVGGQDKIRPLWRHYFQNTQGLIFVVDSNDRDRVVEAREELHRMLNEDELRDAVLLVFANKQDLPNAMNAAEITDKLGLHSLRQRHWYIQSTCATSGEGLYEGLDWLSNNIANKG, from the exons ATGGGTTTATCATTCGGAAAGCTTTTCAGTCGGCTGTTTGCCAAGAAGGAGATGCGTATTCTGATGGTTGGTCTCGATGCAGCTGGTAAAACTACCATATTGTACAAGCTCAAGCTGGGAGAGATTGTTACCACTATTCCTACCATTG GATTCAATGTGGAGACTGTTGAATACAAGAACATCAGTTTCACTGTCTGGGATGTTGGGGGTCAGGACAAG ATCAGACCATTGTGGAGGCATTACTTCCAAAACACACAAGGACTTATCTTTGTGGTTGACAGTAATGATCGTGATCGTGTTGTTGAGGCTAGAGAAGAGCTGCACCGCATGTTGAATGAG GATGAACTGAGAGATGCTGTGCTGCTTGTGTTTGCTAACAAACAAGATCTTCCAAATGCTATGAATGCTGCTGAGATTACTGACAAGCTCGGTCTGCACTCCCTCCGTCAACGTCACTG GTACATTCAGAGCACATGTGCTACTTCTGGAGAAGGGTTGTATGAGGGGCTTGACTGGCTCTCTAACAACATTGCAAACAAG GGTTGA
- the LOC132064396 gene encoding WAT1-related protein At1g09380-like, which yields MGSDLLPFLTMVIVQLGYAGMNIISKLAMDSGMNPFVHVAYRQIFATIAIAPFAYFLERKTRPKLTPSILFQIFLCSIFGVSMNQITYFVGLKNTTPTIACALSNLTPAVTFLLAIPFGLERMGLGTKAGQAKMLGTILCVGGAMLLSFYHGSIVPIDQPNIHWKYAQDMTENKSTSNHGNFIFGPFLLIVSAVSWGIWSILQARVSMVYPAPYSSSALMCLMASFQCLIVGFCFDHNISDWSLSHSIRAVSAIYAGVVCTALAYCLMSWCIERKGPLYVSVFNPLLLVIVAALSWALLQEKIYIGTVVGSVLIVLGLYGVLWGKNNELKPVKFDEEIGVQEISEKEKQKKDMEMQLCEGHQQGSIIVHAIKQ from the exons ATGGGAAGTGACTTGTTGCCATTCTTGACAATGGTGATCGTGCAGTTAGGCTATGCAGGGATGAACATTATTTCGAAGCTTGCTATGGATTCTGGTATGAACCCTTTTGTTCATGTGGCTTACAGGCAAATATTTGCTACCATTGCAATTGCACCCTTCGCTTATTTCTTGGAAAG AAAAACAAGGCCAAAGTTGACTCCCTCCATCCTTTTCCAGATTTTCTTGTGCTCTATTTTTGG GGTTAGTATGAACCAGATAACATACTTTGTTGGCCTCAAGAATACCACTCCAACTATTGCATGTGCTTTGTCAAATCTAACCCCAGCTGTCACTTTCCTTCTAGCTATCCCTTTTGG ACTTGAAAGAATGGGACTTGGGACTAAAGCAGGGCAAGCAAAGATGTTAGGAACCATATTATGTGTAGGAGGTGCTATGTTATTGTCATTTTACCACGGATCTATAGTTCCAATAGATCAACCCAACATCCACTGGAAATATGCACAAGACATGACAGAAAATAAAAGCACCAGCAACCATGGAAATTTCATCTTTGGCCCTTTTCTCCTCATAGTTAGTGCTGTTTCTTGGGGAATTTGGTCCATCCTTCAG GCAAGAGTAAGCATGGTGTATCCAGCTCCCTATTCTAGCTCAGCATTGATGTGTCTAATGGCCAGTTTTCAGTGTTTGATCGTTGGCTTTTGCTTTGACCATAACATATCTGATTGGTCCTTGAGCCATAGCATCAGAGCTGTCTCTGCCATCTATGCG GGAGTGGTGTGCACTGCATTAGCTTACTGCTTAATGTCGTGgtgtatagaaagaaaaggtcCTCTCTATGTTTCTGTATTCAATCCCTTATTGCTAGTTATTGTGGCTGCTCTCAGTTGGGCTTTGCTTCAAGAGAAAATCTACATCGGAAC GGTGGTAGGGTCAGTTTTGATAGTTTTGGGACTTTATGGAGTACTGTGGGGAAAAAATAACGAGTTGAAGCCAGTCAaatttgatgaagaaattgGTGTTCAAGAGATTAGTGAAAAAGAGAAGCAGAAAAAGGACATGGAAATGCAGTTATGTGAAGGGCATCAGCAAGGAAGCATTATTGTTCATGCCATTAAACAATGa